From Vreelandella neptunia, the proteins below share one genomic window:
- the dctP gene encoding TRAP transporter substrate-binding protein DctP, with the protein MKKMTKFALTGLAAGIALATLTTTAQAQEQWTMTTTWPENLDLIKIDQHWVELVNKLAGEELQINFRAGGTLMPGTEVFDATETGAIQASGDWPGYWAGLNPAFSPLATTTSLFNAVDYMNWIQQWGGFELYQEIYGQYNMVYLPYGVTNNESGFMGRTPIESIADLEGKRLRLSGRDQGRVLEELGGSQVTLAGGEVYQAIERGVIDAGEFSTPGVDFNAGFAEVADYWATPGWHQSASVFGVMINKDAWDALSEETQETLKIASKATMAWSLSWSEHESAAATQKFIDAGVTINQFSEEDLARIQDVTNEVILRGACEDSDHAKVYHSMITYMQEYAPWRDVTAPFNMTRTIDNLPSLEEIEACL; encoded by the coding sequence ATGAAAAAAATGACCAAATTTGCCCTCACTGGCCTCGCCGCTGGTATTGCCTTAGCGACTCTAACAACCACCGCACAAGCACAAGAACAGTGGACAATGACCACCACCTGGCCGGAAAACCTTGATCTGATCAAGATTGACCAGCACTGGGTGGAGCTGGTCAATAAACTGGCGGGCGAAGAGCTGCAGATCAACTTCCGTGCCGGCGGCACGCTAATGCCCGGCACTGAAGTGTTCGATGCCACCGAAACAGGTGCTATTCAAGCCTCTGGCGATTGGCCCGGTTACTGGGCAGGTTTAAACCCGGCTTTCTCACCTCTGGCGACCACCACCAGCCTGTTTAATGCCGTGGATTATATGAACTGGATCCAGCAGTGGGGCGGTTTTGAGCTCTATCAGGAGATCTATGGCCAGTACAATATGGTGTACCTGCCCTACGGTGTTACTAACAATGAATCCGGCTTTATGGGCCGAACACCGATCGAAAGCATCGCCGACCTAGAGGGCAAACGTCTGCGTCTTTCGGGACGCGACCAGGGACGTGTGCTTGAAGAACTGGGCGGTTCGCAGGTCACCCTGGCGGGTGGCGAAGTGTACCAAGCCATTGAGCGCGGCGTTATCGATGCCGGTGAGTTCTCCACGCCCGGCGTAGACTTCAACGCGGGCTTTGCGGAAGTGGCCGACTATTGGGCAACGCCCGGCTGGCACCAGTCGGCCAGCGTCTTCGGCGTTATGATCAACAAAGATGCCTGGGATGCCCTTTCCGAAGAGACCCAGGAAACACTAAAAATCGCTTCGAAAGCGACGATGGCTTGGTCGCTTTCTTGGTCTGAGCACGAATCAGCCGCAGCCACGCAGAAGTTTATTGACGCGGGCGTGACAATCAATCAGTTCTCCGAAGAAGACTTGGCCCGCATTCAAGACGTGACTAACGAAGTCATCTTGCGGGGCGCGTGTGAAGACTCCGATCACGCAAAAGTGTACCACTCAATGATTACTTATATGCAGGAGTATGCCCCTTGGCGTGATGTGACGGCACCGTTCAATATGACCCGCACTATCGACAATCTGCCTTCACTAGAAGAGATCGAAGCCTGCCTGTAA
- a CDS encoding TRAP transporter small permease subunit: MNAIAKAIDAINELFGRIIAPLIAIITLIVLYDIVSRFFFGRPSDWAFDVTKMLFGAHFMLMAAYGLRHHAHVEVDVLKRLLSRKKQAVLELISYLVFFVPFIWLLLTYGWSFFERSFSRGETTYGMVAIPVYPVKGVIVVAAALILLQAIAIVLRAIMQLREEETA, encoded by the coding sequence ATGAATGCGATTGCCAAGGCGATCGATGCGATTAACGAGCTGTTTGGCCGCATTATTGCGCCTTTAATTGCCATCATCACCCTGATAGTGCTGTACGACATAGTGTCCCGCTTTTTCTTTGGTCGGCCAAGCGACTGGGCATTTGATGTCACCAAAATGTTATTTGGCGCTCACTTTATGCTGATGGCCGCTTATGGGCTACGCCACCATGCGCATGTGGAAGTCGACGTGTTGAAACGATTACTGTCGCGCAAAAAGCAGGCAGTTTTAGAGCTAATCAGCTACTTGGTGTTCTTTGTTCCGTTTATTTGGCTGTTGCTAACCTACGGCTGGAGCTTTTTTGAGCGCTCGTTCAGTCGTGGCGAAACCACCTACGGCATGGTCGCTATTCCCGTTTACCCGGTAAAAGGGGTCATTGTAGTGGCAGCAGCGCTTATTCTGTTACAAGCGATCGCTATTGTGCTGCGCGCCATCATGCAGCTTCGTGAGGAGGAGACCGCATGA
- a CDS encoding TRAP transporter large permease encodes MSAELLTLVMFGGLLVGLFMGHPLAFVLGGMAVIGAYLGPGTNTLGIIINNVYGNAMDNYVLVAIPLFILMARFLNDSGVTEKMFDAMRLLLANLRGGLALTVVVVSVLLAATTGIVGASIAVMGMIALVPMLKYGYNKELSAGVIMASGCLGILIPPSIMLILMASYSPVSVGALFAGALIPGLLLGVMYALYVLVICWLKPSYGPKVPAEERAEVSTKQLLIMLGKYVVPPMTLILGVLGALFTGVATATEASAIGVFIAFLLFLIFGDRKLSTCYHTLIEAGKTTTMVMLVLVGATAFTGVFSIGGGMTVISDFVLAMPGGTVGALILMLFLVFILGMFLDWTGIVLLSFPIMLPIVETMGVDILWFVVMVAVVLQTSFLTPPFGYALFYLKGVAPPGVEIVDLYKAVVPFVALILLACTLMAFFPWLITGLPRMLLGGY; translated from the coding sequence ATGAGCGCAGAACTACTGACCCTGGTCATGTTTGGGGGGCTGTTAGTCGGCCTGTTTATGGGCCACCCGCTGGCCTTCGTTCTCGGTGGAATGGCGGTAATAGGCGCCTATCTAGGGCCAGGTACCAACACACTTGGAATCATTATTAACAATGTCTATGGCAACGCGATGGATAACTATGTCCTGGTCGCTATTCCGCTGTTTATTTTGATGGCGCGCTTTCTTAACGACTCGGGCGTTACCGAAAAAATGTTTGATGCTATGCGGCTACTGCTAGCCAACCTTAGGGGCGGGCTTGCGCTTACCGTTGTAGTTGTGTCAGTGCTACTGGCGGCAACTACCGGCATCGTTGGAGCCTCCATTGCCGTCATGGGCATGATTGCCTTGGTGCCAATGCTAAAGTATGGCTACAACAAAGAGCTAAGCGCCGGTGTCATCATGGCCAGCGGCTGTTTGGGCATTCTGATTCCGCCTAGCATCATGCTGATTTTAATGGCTAGCTACTCACCGGTTTCCGTGGGCGCACTATTTGCGGGCGCGCTAATACCCGGCTTACTGCTCGGTGTAATGTACGCTCTGTATGTGCTGGTGATCTGCTGGCTGAAACCCAGCTATGGCCCGAAAGTGCCTGCAGAAGAGCGCGCAGAAGTTAGTACTAAACAGCTGCTGATCATGCTGGGGAAGTATGTAGTGCCGCCGATGACGCTGATTCTTGGCGTACTGGGCGCACTATTCACAGGGGTAGCGACTGCCACTGAAGCTTCAGCGATTGGTGTGTTTATCGCCTTCTTACTGTTTTTGATTTTCGGTGATCGTAAATTATCGACCTGCTATCACACGCTTATTGAGGCGGGTAAAACCACCACTATGGTGATGTTGGTACTGGTTGGGGCAACAGCCTTTACCGGGGTATTCTCGATTGGCGGCGGCATGACCGTGATAAGCGACTTTGTTCTGGCCATGCCTGGCGGCACCGTTGGCGCGCTGATCCTAATGCTCTTCCTGGTATTTATCCTGGGCATGTTCCTGGATTGGACCGGCATCGTGCTGCTGAGCTTCCCGATCATGCTGCCCATCGTCGAAACCATGGGCGTGGATATACTCTGGTTCGTGGTGATGGTGGCAGTAGTGCTACAAACCTCATTCCTGACTCCGCCCTTTGGCTATGCGCTGTTTTACTTAAAAGGCGTGGCTCCCCCCGGGGTCGAAATCGTCGACCTGTACAAAGCGGTAGTGCCTTTCGTCGCTTTGATACTACTAGCGTGTACGCTAATGGCGTTCTTCCCCTGGTTGATTACCGGCCTGCCTAGAATGCTGTTGGGTGGTTACTAG
- a CDS encoding ABC transporter permease, with protein sequence MLRSSYRGLFAFSSSLSRRASPWSIALIAVALVVALPVLVVFAHIAMPTDGVWQHLASTVLGRYLNNTFWLVVTVGLGTLIIGTGTAWLVVMCRFPGKRLFEWALLLPLAVPTYVIAYAYTDFLQFAGPLQSLLRETFGWGYGDYYFPNIRSLGGAATVITLVLYPYVYLLARASFLEQSVCVLDVGRTLGRGPWKLFASVAVPLARPALVGGVSLVLMETLNEFGAVQFFGVDTFTTGIYRTWFGMGEQVAAAQLAACLLTFVIVLVLLERWSRGKRRYFHTTNRYQQLPEYVLNGWRAAAATLACLVPVLVGFLLPSGILLNLALQGGDSLWGSRFIGYAWNSLGLATVAAVIAVGLAVVLSYGVRMHDTTFARVASRVASMGYAIPGSVVAVGILIPFAWLDNALNTWLNNHYEYIVGLVFSGSAFILLYAYVVRFLAVSFNAVEASLGKVTPSMDAASRTLGQTAGGTLRHIHTPMMRSSLLAAGILVFVDVMKELPATIILRPFNFDTLAVRAHNLASDERLAEASTSSLAIVVVGILPVILLSMAMRRSRPGAKS encoded by the coding sequence TTGCTCAGATCCAGCTATCGCGGGCTATTCGCCTTCTCCTCTTCGCTTAGCCGTCGCGCTAGCCCCTGGTCAATTGCCCTGATCGCAGTGGCGCTCGTCGTAGCGCTGCCTGTGCTGGTGGTATTTGCCCATATCGCGATGCCCACCGACGGCGTTTGGCAACACTTGGCCAGCACCGTACTTGGCCGCTATTTAAACAACACCTTCTGGCTCGTTGTGACCGTAGGACTCGGCACGCTGATCATAGGCACAGGGACGGCCTGGCTGGTGGTGATGTGCCGCTTTCCCGGCAAGCGGCTATTCGAGTGGGCGCTACTGCTGCCGTTAGCCGTACCCACCTACGTTATCGCCTACGCTTACACCGACTTTCTCCAATTTGCTGGGCCGTTACAAAGCCTGCTACGCGAGACGTTTGGCTGGGGGTATGGCGATTACTACTTTCCTAACATTCGCTCCCTGGGTGGCGCAGCAACGGTGATTACCCTGGTGCTCTACCCTTACGTCTATCTGCTGGCCCGCGCCTCGTTTTTAGAACAGTCGGTCTGCGTGCTGGATGTAGGCCGCACCCTCGGCCGCGGCCCCTGGAAACTGTTTGCCAGCGTCGCCGTACCGTTGGCACGTCCGGCGCTGGTGGGTGGGGTATCGCTGGTGCTGATGGAAACACTTAACGAGTTTGGGGCGGTTCAGTTCTTCGGCGTCGATACCTTTACCACCGGTATCTATCGCACCTGGTTTGGCATGGGTGAACAGGTAGCGGCGGCGCAGCTGGCAGCGTGCCTGCTCACCTTCGTGATTGTGCTAGTGCTGCTGGAACGCTGGTCACGGGGTAAGCGCCGCTATTTCCACACCACCAATCGCTATCAGCAGTTGCCCGAATACGTATTGAACGGCTGGCGCGCTGCAGCGGCGACACTAGCCTGCCTGGTGCCGGTACTGGTGGGCTTTTTACTGCCCAGCGGAATTCTGCTCAATTTAGCCTTGCAAGGGGGCGATTCGCTGTGGGGCTCACGCTTTATCGGCTACGCCTGGAATAGCCTGGGGCTGGCAACGGTGGCCGCGGTGATCGCCGTCGGCTTGGCCGTTGTGCTGAGTTACGGCGTGCGCATGCACGATACGACGTTTGCGCGAGTGGCTTCTCGAGTCGCCTCTATGGGCTACGCGATTCCCGGTTCGGTAGTGGCGGTGGGTATTCTGATTCCGTTTGCCTGGCTGGATAACGCCCTCAACACCTGGCTGAATAATCACTATGAGTACATCGTTGGCTTGGTCTTCAGTGGGTCGGCATTTATTTTGTTATACGCCTATGTCGTGCGCTTTTTAGCCGTCTCGTTCAATGCCGTTGAGGCGAGCTTAGGCAAAGTGACACCCAGCATGGATGCCGCCTCGCGTACCCTGGGCCAAACGGCGGGGGGCACGCTGCGCCACATTCATACGCCAATGATGCGCAGCAGCCTGTTGGCGGCAGGAATTTTAGTCTTCGTTGACGTCATGAAGGAGCTGCCCGCGACAATTATCCTGCGCCCCTTCAACTTCGACACTTTGGCCGTGCGGGCGCATAACCTCGCCTCTGACGAGCGGTTGGCCGAAGCATCGACGTCGTCATTGGCCATTGTGGTGGTGGGCATCCTGCCGGTTATTCTGCTTAGCATGGCCATGCGCCGCTCACGACCCGGGGCTAAATCCTAA
- a CDS encoding ABC transporter ATP-binding protein yields MTATLKVIERRDAEAATRSSALTLHNVRHAYDGHTVVKGVDLSVAPGEVVCLLGPSGCGKTTLLRIAAGLEALQEGSVSLEDIYIAGPGQRHVPPEKRNVGLAFQDSALFPHLTVLENVTFGLKHLASRERRERAAKLLEQLGMAAYIDVYPHMLSGGQQQRVALARALAPSPRLMLLDEPFSSLDARLRDRIRDDTLHVLKKVGAATLLVTHDPEEAMFMADRIALMRDGRIVQTGTPRELYCAPQDPFVVTFFGDVNELQGKVHNGAVNTPVGRVPAGGLAEGSDAQVMIRPEALRIVERELPADEHRHSHVVMAKLLGRTSLLHLCAHGENGLEAHLHARVPGVFLPAEGQPVDIHLDLSQVFVFPLKP; encoded by the coding sequence ATGACAGCAACTCTAAAGGTAATTGAAAGAAGGGATGCTGAGGCAGCAACTCGCTCATCGGCGTTAACCTTGCACAATGTACGCCACGCTTATGATGGCCATACGGTCGTCAAAGGGGTGGACTTAAGCGTTGCTCCAGGCGAGGTGGTCTGCCTATTGGGTCCCTCTGGTTGCGGTAAAACTACGCTACTGCGTATCGCGGCGGGCTTAGAAGCTCTGCAAGAGGGCAGCGTTTCCTTGGAGGATATTTATATTGCAGGCCCGGGGCAGCGTCACGTGCCGCCTGAAAAGCGCAATGTCGGGTTGGCGTTTCAAGACTCGGCTCTTTTCCCCCACTTAACCGTTTTGGAGAATGTCACCTTTGGGCTTAAACATTTAGCCTCTCGCGAGCGTCGAGAGCGGGCGGCCAAGCTGCTGGAGCAGTTGGGTATGGCCGCGTATATCGATGTTTACCCGCACATGCTTTCAGGCGGGCAACAGCAGCGGGTGGCCCTGGCACGAGCGCTGGCGCCATCTCCGCGCTTAATGCTGTTGGATGAACCGTTCTCAAGCCTGGATGCGCGTCTACGCGATCGCATCCGCGACGACACGCTGCACGTGCTGAAAAAAGTCGGCGCGGCGACGCTGTTGGTGACCCATGACCCCGAAGAGGCCATGTTTATGGCCGATCGCATCGCGCTGATGCGGGACGGACGGATCGTCCAAACGGGAACGCCACGAGAGCTTTATTGCGCCCCTCAAGACCCTTTTGTCGTGACCTTTTTTGGTGATGTCAATGAGCTGCAGGGCAAGGTGCATAATGGTGCGGTGAACACGCCAGTGGGGCGGGTGCCAGCCGGTGGGCTAGCGGAAGGCAGCGACGCACAGGTCATGATTCGGCCTGAGGCGCTGCGGATTGTTGAACGTGAACTGCCTGCGGATGAGCACCGTCATAGTCATGTGGTAATGGCGAAGCTGCTGGGCCGTACCAGCCTTCTGCACCTGTGTGCTCATGGTGAAAACGGTCTTGAGGCCCACCTGCACGCCCGTGTACCAGGGGTGTTTTTACCCGCTGAGGGGCAGCCGGTGGATATTCACCTCGACCTTTCCCAGGTGTTTGTTTTCCCGCTCAAACCTTAG
- a CDS encoding Fe(3+) ABC transporter substrate-binding protein gives MKTVRFVAPMAAMMVGATFAGQVAADELNLYSARHYDSDERLYDAFTEETGIEVNILEGDSDQLIERIQREGVASPADIMLTVDAGRLWRAEDEGIFQSVESDVLNERLPEAMRHPDGLWFGFSQRARVIFYNRENFDPSQISSYEDLADPQFEGKVCIRSSNNIYNQSLLAAMIEHHGEEGAEEWAQGVVNNMARDPEGGDTDQILGVASGECDIAVANHYYYVRLLKSDDDAEREAARKVGIIFPNQDDRGTHVNVGGAGVVEGAPNRENAIRFLEYLSSDTAQEIFASGNNEFPVVEGIKKDPVLESWGNFKTDDVNISVLGENNPEAIRIFDRVGWR, from the coding sequence ATGAAAACCGTACGCTTTGTTGCTCCGATGGCAGCGATGATGGTGGGTGCTACGTTTGCCGGTCAGGTCGCTGCAGACGAGCTCAACCTTTACTCCGCGCGCCACTACGACTCTGACGAGCGCCTCTATGATGCGTTCACCGAAGAGACAGGCATCGAAGTCAACATCCTTGAAGGCGATTCCGACCAGTTGATTGAACGCATTCAGCGCGAAGGCGTGGCCAGCCCTGCAGACATCATGCTCACCGTCGATGCTGGCCGCCTCTGGCGCGCTGAAGATGAAGGCATCTTCCAAAGCGTCGAGTCGGACGTTCTCAATGAGCGCCTGCCTGAAGCCATGCGCCACCCTGACGGCCTGTGGTTCGGCTTTAGTCAGCGTGCCCGGGTTATTTTCTATAATCGCGAAAACTTCGATCCGAGCCAGATCTCTAGCTACGAAGATCTTGCTGACCCGCAGTTTGAAGGCAAGGTATGCATTCGCTCTTCCAACAATATTTACAATCAGTCCCTGCTCGCCGCGATGATTGAGCACCATGGCGAAGAGGGTGCCGAAGAGTGGGCCCAGGGCGTGGTTAACAACATGGCGCGGGATCCGGAAGGTGGCGATACCGACCAGATTCTGGGCGTGGCCAGCGGCGAGTGTGACATCGCAGTGGCCAATCACTACTACTATGTTCGCCTGCTGAAGTCTGATGACGACGCCGAGCGCGAAGCCGCCCGCAAAGTGGGTATCATTTTCCCCAACCAGGATGACCGCGGCACTCACGTGAACGTTGGCGGCGCCGGTGTGGTGGAAGGAGCACCTAACCGCGAAAACGCCATTCGCTTCCTAGAGTACCTCTCTTCCGACACTGCTCAGGAAATTTTCGCCTCCGGCAACAATGAGTTCCCGGTAGTTGAAGGCATCAAGAAGGATCCGGTGCTGGAATCCTGGGGCAACTTCAAAACGGATGACGTGAACATCAGCGTGCTGGGTGAAAACAACCCTGAAGCGATCCGCATTTTTGATCGCGTCGGCTGGCGTTAA
- the cydC gene encoding thiol reductant ABC exporter subunit CydC, producing the protein MLRLNKTPSAEQPATIRLRDLMLLRRGGWSLAFLLGAATLLAVIGLLAISGWFITAAAVAGTMTATAFGFDYFRPAALIRLCAIVRTAGRYGERLASHDAALGLLKDLRCRFFVALGQKPLQVDSHSSLTSCHTTASTMHRLVTDIDQLDQVVLRALLPWGWAGLMAMVVMAGLYWLSDPLLWAAMPGLLVAWLGLPLLALWRGIGQARQSAEFAERRRMALIEPLPSITSLVLWGRWAEMAQRVKYCDAAYLAHQERQLLLASLTTALQQVALGMSIVGVLWQAEALLAASLLTVPMLLAAILAILALGEILAPLTASFLALGASLAARDRLNALTETAPKTQTATQGSQTTPLTWQLNISQLTARLPGALVGPQRISLALTSGEILCLHGPSGCGKSTLLQVLAGELLPQSGECWLNGYPIEQWSMNNTVGYLPQQWDLFDMSLAENLRLGDRNASDRKLWSVLDDLALGSWARGLPLGLETPLGEYGAAVSGGQARRIALGRVLLAQRPILLLDEPLAGLDAVTRRHVVTSLVRRVQHGILVISSHVPLELPESQVRTLYMQEDGRLQSLPPVPACLGAL; encoded by the coding sequence ATGCTGCGGCTAAACAAGACACCTTCTGCGGAACAGCCTGCCACCATCCGGCTGCGTGATTTGATGCTGCTTCGGCGTGGCGGCTGGTCGCTGGCGTTCTTGCTAGGCGCCGCTACGCTGCTGGCTGTGATTGGCTTGCTGGCTATCTCGGGTTGGTTTATTACCGCGGCTGCAGTTGCCGGTACGATGACGGCGACCGCCTTCGGTTTCGACTATTTTCGCCCTGCAGCGCTGATTCGGCTGTGTGCCATCGTTCGCACGGCCGGGCGCTATGGTGAGCGCCTAGCCTCACATGATGCCGCGCTGGGATTGCTCAAGGATCTGCGCTGTCGATTTTTTGTGGCATTGGGGCAAAAACCGTTGCAGGTGGATTCCCACTCATCCCTCACTTCCTGTCACACCACGGCCAGCACCATGCATCGGCTGGTCACCGATATTGACCAGCTGGATCAGGTTGTATTGCGGGCGCTACTACCCTGGGGGTGGGCCGGGCTAATGGCGATGGTCGTTATGGCAGGCCTTTACTGGCTAAGTGACCCACTGTTATGGGCCGCGATGCCGGGGTTGCTGGTGGCTTGGCTGGGATTGCCGCTGCTGGCGTTATGGCGCGGTATTGGTCAGGCCCGGCAGAGTGCCGAGTTTGCCGAGCGCCGCCGCATGGCGCTGATCGAACCTTTGCCGTCGATTACCTCACTGGTGCTGTGGGGACGATGGGCGGAGATGGCGCAAAGAGTGAAGTATTGTGATGCTGCCTACCTGGCGCATCAGGAACGCCAATTACTGCTTGCCAGCCTGACCACGGCGTTGCAGCAGGTGGCGCTGGGGATGAGCATTGTTGGCGTGCTATGGCAGGCAGAGGCGCTGTTAGCGGCCAGTTTGTTGACGGTGCCAATGCTGTTGGCGGCGATTTTAGCGATCCTGGCATTAGGGGAAATACTGGCACCGCTGACAGCTAGTTTTCTTGCTTTGGGCGCGAGCCTTGCCGCCCGGGATCGTCTCAATGCTTTGACGGAAACAGCGCCAAAGACGCAAACCGCTACTCAAGGGTCGCAAACCACACCGCTCACCTGGCAGCTAAATATCAGCCAACTAACAGCGCGCCTGCCCGGCGCACTGGTGGGGCCGCAGCGTATAAGCCTAGCATTAACGAGCGGGGAAATACTCTGTTTGCATGGCCCCTCTGGGTGTGGGAAATCGACTCTTTTACAGGTATTGGCCGGTGAGTTGCTGCCGCAGTCCGGGGAGTGTTGGCTTAACGGCTACCCCATTGAGCAGTGGTCGATGAACAATACCGTCGGCTATCTGCCTCAACAGTGGGATTTGTTCGACATGAGTTTGGCCGAAAACCTACGCCTTGGAGACCGCAATGCCAGTGATAGAAAGCTATGGAGCGTGCTTGATGATCTAGCGCTGGGCTCCTGGGCGCGAGGGTTACCCCTGGGGCTGGAGACGCCTTTGGGTGAGTATGGCGCAGCCGTCTCCGGTGGGCAGGCGCGACGTATTGCCCTGGGGCGCGTGCTGCTGGCGCAAAGGCCCATTCTGCTGCTTGATGAACCGTTAGCCGGGCTTGATGCGGTAACTCGGCGTCATGTCGTCACTAGCCTTGTGCGCCGTGTTCAGCATGGGATTCTGGTTATTTCTAGCCACGTACCATTAGAGCTGCCTGAAAGTCAGGTGCGTACCCTCTATATGCAGGAAGATGGTCGTCTCCAAAGCTTGCCGCCAGTGCCAGCATGTTTAGGCGCGTTATAA
- the cydD gene encoding thiol reductant ABC exporter subunit CydD: MSGATEATDPAQRLKRCLAPQCWWLRGATLLAMIGVVLLIAQSWLLATLFHHWLLLWQGRESTGHPTAWLAGLVICIVLRPFLHAGREWLSRQASLRARDALRSQLLTQLGHLGPVRRQFGSDGALATQMLEQVDALDGYISRYRVQSLLAVLVPCLIAAVVALYSPLAAGLMLMTAPLVPLFMILVGRAAAGASQQQFVALARMGGRFLDLVRGMATLQRLGATDQAEAKVAQASDAYRVRTMRVLRLAFLSSAVLEFFAALAIALVALYLGLGLLGLLPWAKAEVPVPYQGALFILLLAPEFYAPLRQLGSDYHARAEAVGAMQVLTPLLDANTWQPQGAPLFPVVDSAEPLALACCELSVSGEGGRLRLAPLNLTLAAGERLLVQGESGVGKSSLLQALLGFTAYQGNLKANGRELSQWSRIAWQGQLGYLSQQPPIQSGSVGENLRLAGPDKTDEELVEVLTLVGLWPILQRGNGLATQLGERGQGLSGGQLQRLGLAQLLLRDAALWLFDEPTAHLDPDAAWQLNTLIGKLSRGRSVIIVSHESAGLEWVDRAIELTSREAMACCG, translated from the coding sequence ATGAGCGGAGCGACTGAAGCCACTGACCCAGCGCAGCGACTGAAGCGATGCCTAGCCCCGCAATGCTGGTGGTTGCGGGGTGCCACGCTGCTGGCAATGATCGGCGTGGTGCTGCTGATTGCTCAGAGTTGGCTGTTGGCCACGCTTTTCCACCATTGGTTACTGCTTTGGCAGGGTAGGGAGTCGACGGGCCATCCGACGGCTTGGCTAGCAGGTCTGGTCATTTGCATCGTGCTACGCCCCTTTCTCCACGCTGGCCGGGAATGGCTGTCTCGTCAGGCCAGTCTGCGTGCCCGTGACGCCTTACGCAGCCAGTTATTAACGCAGCTTGGCCACCTTGGGCCGGTTAGACGTCAGTTTGGCAGTGATGGCGCCTTGGCCACCCAGATGCTGGAGCAGGTGGATGCCTTGGACGGCTACATTAGCCGCTATCGGGTACAGAGCTTGCTGGCGGTGCTAGTGCCCTGCCTGATAGCGGCAGTGGTAGCGCTTTATAGCCCGTTGGCCGCGGGATTGATGCTGATGACCGCGCCATTGGTGCCGCTGTTTATGATCCTGGTGGGGCGTGCTGCTGCGGGGGCCAGTCAGCAGCAGTTCGTCGCCTTGGCGCGTATGGGGGGCCGCTTCCTCGACCTGGTTCGTGGGATGGCGACGCTGCAGCGTCTGGGAGCAACTGACCAAGCAGAGGCCAAGGTCGCCCAGGCAAGTGACGCCTACCGTGTGCGTACCATGCGGGTACTTAGACTCGCCTTTCTATCCAGCGCGGTGCTGGAGTTTTTTGCTGCCTTGGCGATTGCCCTGGTGGCGCTCTACCTTGGCTTGGGGCTACTTGGCCTGTTGCCCTGGGCGAAAGCAGAAGTGCCGGTGCCGTATCAGGGGGCGCTGTTTATTTTACTGCTGGCACCCGAGTTCTACGCGCCGCTGCGCCAATTGGGCAGCGATTATCATGCTCGTGCTGAGGCCGTCGGTGCCATGCAGGTGTTGACGCCGCTGCTGGATGCTAACACTTGGCAACCCCAAGGGGCGCCGCTATTTCCGGTAGTGGACAGCGCTGAGCCCCTGGCCTTGGCATGTTGCGAACTGAGTGTTAGCGGTGAGGGCGGGCGCCTGCGTCTGGCCCCACTTAACCTGACGCTGGCCGCGGGCGAACGGCTGCTAGTGCAGGGGGAAAGCGGGGTGGGCAAATCGAGCCTGTTGCAAGCCCTGCTGGGATTTACCGCCTACCAGGGCAACCTGAAGGCGAATGGTCGCGAGCTTTCCCAGTGGTCTCGCATCGCTTGGCAAGGCCAGCTTGGCTACCTGAGTCAGCAACCGCCGATACAGTCTGGCAGCGTTGGGGAAAACCTACGCCTGGCGGGCCCGGATAAAACAGATGAAGAGCTTGTTGAGGTTCTGACCCTGGTCGGGCTCTGGCCGATTTTACAGCGCGGTAATGGGCTTGCCACGCAGTTGGGCGAGCGCGGACAGGGGCTCTCCGGTGGCCAGCTACAACGTTTGGGATTGGCGCAGTTGCTACTTCGCGATGCTGCGCTATGGCTCTTCGATGAGCCCACGGCGCATCTCGATCCAGATGCCGCTTGGCAACTCAATACATTGATCGGAAAGCTTAGCCGCGGGCGTAGTGTGATCATCGTCAGTCACGAGTCGGCGGGGTTGGAGTGGGTTGACCGCGCAATAGAGCTGACATCAAGAGAGGCCATGGCATGCTGCGGCTAA
- the cydX gene encoding cytochrome bd-I oxidase subunit CydX, giving the protein MWYFAWILGVTLAAAVSILNAMWLEVNGYEGESEHERSD; this is encoded by the coding sequence ATGTGGTATTTCGCTTGGATTTTGGGTGTCACGCTGGCCGCTGCCGTCAGTATTCTTAACGCCATGTGGCTTGAAGTGAATGGCTATGAAGGCGAATCCGAGCATGAGCGGAGCGACTGA